The nucleotide sequence ACCGCCCCGCAGGAAACGGCCCTGGAGGAGCCGGAGGAATCACCGCGGTGGGGGCCGCCCGCGGACACTGTTCCGCCGCAGCCACCCGTGCCGCCGGCCTTCGGGCCGCTCCCGGACCGCACGCACACACCGCAGCCGGACGAATCCCCACCGGGCACACCACCTCCGGAGACGCCGCACCCCGGGACCGAGCGCCGCTTCGACGTGGCCGAGCAGCAGGCGACAGGGAACCTCAGCAACGTCGGCGGGAACCAGTACAACTACCTCATGCAGGACGACCGCATCCTGCTGGCCCGGCGCAAGGCCTACTTCCGCAAGCTCAGGGCCACCCGGAGAACGGGCCGGCACTTGGCACTGGTGGGACTGCTGCTCGCCGTTCTGGGCTTCGCGTTCCGGGCGTGGCTGAACTCGGAGCAGCAGATGCTCGACCCTGACGCCGGGGGCGTGGCGGTCGACATGATCAGTCTCGGGGTGGGGATCGTCGGCACGGTGCTGTTGGTCATCGGCGCCGCCCTGGTGGCCACGACCGTGTTCCGGCAGCGTCGGTACGAGCGGGAGGAGGAGCGTCGGCTGAAACCGGACCGGTCGTCGAGGTGAGGCGGCGCGGGTCCACGGCGAAGGGACCGCCATGGTCTTCAACATCGGAAACCAGCAGGGTGGCGTCGTCAACAACGTCGCCGGCGACCAGACCGTCCACGGCGGCCTGTCCGGCCACCTCACGGCGGACGGACAGGACGTGCGCGCCCTGGTCGGCGAACTCCGCTCGGCCGTCGACCGGGCGCAGCTGCCACCGGCCGTCGCGCCCGAGGTCCGGTCCGAGCTGGAGTCGCTGGACGCGGAGGTGGCCCGGCCGGACCCGGACCGTGAGGCGGTGGCGGGGCGGCTGACCCGGATCACCCGCCTGCTCACCTCGGTCGGCGCCCTCGTCAGCGCAGGAACCGGGCTGATCAGACCGATCTCGGCACTGGCCGGCTGGCTCGGCACGCTGGGCTTGCCGATCTTACAGGCCCTCGGCGTCTGAACCCCTGAAGAGCACCGCCGCCACGTGCCGGATCCCGTGCGGCGTGTGACGGCGTGACCGCTCTGTGAACGGCCCGGCGCAGCGGGGTGGGCGGGCCCTTCCTGCGCTCGATCGCCCCGAAGTCTCATCGCGAGGGTCGGTGAGAAGGCGCTGCCGTCATGCCGCAGATCCCCGACACCCAGTCACGATCTGCTGATCCGTGGGCCAATAGCCGGTCAGGGCCGGACGCCGTCGAAGAGGTTGGCGACCAGAGCGGCCGCGAAGTCCTCGGTGACGGGCAGGTTGGGCAGCAGGAGGCGGTGGTAGCAGGCGCCCCAGAGCTGGTCGACGAGGATCTCGGGGTCGGCTTCGGCCCGGAGTTGGCCGCGATCCTGGGCGCGGCGCATCGCCTCGACGGCGAGCCGCCGGCGGGGGCCCGAGTAGCGTTCGAGCAGGGCGGCGGACAGGTCCGGGTCGGTCTGGGCCTGGCCGACGAGTTCGGCGATGACACGGCCGGCGGGTGTCTGCGTGACCAGGCGGGCGAAGGCCTGGATCTGGGTGGTCAGGTCGGCCCGGATGTCGCCGGTGTCGGGGAAGGCGAGAGTGGACTCGACGGCGTGGAAGTAGCCGTCGAGGGCGAGCGCCCCCTTGGACGGCCACCACTTGTAGATCGTCGTCTTGCTGGCGCCGGCCCGCTCCGCGACCCCTTCGATGGTGAACGTGCCCATGCCGTCCTCGAGGAGCATCGCGCCCGCGGCGTCGAGGACCTCGGCGCGCACCTCGGCGGCGGGGCGCCGGCCCCGGCCCCGGCGGGCCCGTGGGGGAGTCTCCTGCAGTGCTTCCGGCAGTGCTTCGGGCAGTGGTTCCGGCATCGGCGGACCTTTCGGGCGTGTGGCGGGTGATCTGCCCCCACCCTGACATATGGACGCGGCGTTCACCATATGCTTATATGGACTAATCGTTCATTTGACTGGCGTGTGAAGCGCAGGAGGTATCGCGATGACCGACACCACCAGGGTCGCTCTGGTCACCGGGGCAACCGGCGGCATCGGCAGCACCGTCGCCCGGCGGCTCGCGGCCGACACCATGGCCGTCGGCGTCCACTACGCCGGCAACAAGGCTGCCGCCGAAGAGCTCGCGGCCGAGATCCGGGCCGCCGGCGGTCGGGCGGTCGCCGTCGGCGGCGACGTCGCGGACGAGCACGCCATGGCGGAGGCCTTCGACGCGGTCGAGGAGGCCTTCGGCGGCGTCGACGTCGTCGTGCACACCGCGGGAGAGATGCTCCTCGGCCCGGTCGCCGACTTCGACCTCGCCGCACTGGACCGGATGCACCGCACCAACATCCGCGGCACCTTCGTCGTCGCCCAGCAGGCGGCCCGCCGCGTCCGGTCCGGCGGCGCGGTCGTCACCTTCTCCACCTCGGTGACCCGGCTCTCCTTCCCCGGCTACGCCGCCTACGCGGCGAGCAAGGGGGCGGTCGAGGCCATGACGCTGATCCTCGCCCGCGAACTGCGCGGCCGCGACGTCACCGTCAACTCCGTGGCCCCCGGCCCGACGGCCACCCCGCTCTTCCTCAACGGCAAGGACCAGGAGACCGTCGACCGCCTCGCCGCCCAGTCCCCGCTGGAACGCCTCGGCACGCCGGGCGACATCGCCGAGACCGTCGCCTTCCTCGCCGGCCCCGGCCGCTGGGTCAACGGTCAGGTCGTGTACACCAACGGGGGCGTCGCCTGAGACGTCCACCGTCCGCACCGGATCACGGACGGGAGGACGGGCCGGCGCGGGCGTCCGCCAGTGGACGAACTCGTATCCCTCGTCGCTCAGCGCGTGACCGGCCCGACCCGACCGCGGTCGAATGCGACCGGGCCGCCGACCCCAGGGGTCGGCGGCCCGGCGCAGGTCGGTCAGGAGACGCTGACGGCGCTCCAGGCGGCCGCGACCGCGTTGTACTCGGTGCTGCCGGCGCCGTAGAGGTCCTTGGCGGCGTTCAGGGACGCGGTGCGGGCGCCCTTGTAGTCGGTGGTGGACGTCATGTAGACGGTCAGCGCGCGGTACCAGATCTTGGCGATCTTCTGGTTGCCGATGCCGGTCACGGTGGAGCCGTTGCAGGTCGGGCTGTTGTAGGTGACGCCGTTGATCGTCCGGCTGCCGCTGCCCTCGCTGGCGAGGAAGAACCAGTGGTTGCCGACGCCGGAGGAGTTGTGCACGTCCAGCTGGCCGACCTTCTTGCTCCAGCAGTCGGCGGAGCGGCCGTCCAGTGAGGGCTTGTCGAAGCGGCGCAGCCACGGCGGGGTCGACTGGTCGCTGAACAGGTAGTCGGGGGTGTCGACGCTGTTGTTGGCATACCACTCGACCATGGTGCCGAAGATGTCGCTGGTCGACTCGTTGAGGCCGCCGGACTCGCCGCTGTAGCGGAGGTTGGCGGTCGCGCTGGTGACGCCGTGGGTCATCTCGTGGCCCATGGTGTCGAGGTCGACCTGCTCGGGGTCGGTGGTGCCGTCGCCGTCGCCGGTCATCATGCAGAAGCAGGCGTCGGACCACTGGGCGTTGTCCCAGTTGGTGCCGACGTGCACGAAGACGGTGGCGCCCTTGCCGTCGTTCTTGATGCCGTTCCGGCCGAAGGTGTTCTTGTAGTAGTCGTACGTCCAGGCCGTGTTGGCGTGTGCGTCGACGGCGGCGGTGGCGCGGTCGGAGGAGAACTTCCGGCCGTCGCCCCAGATGTTGTCGGCGTCGGTGAAGAGCGTGCCGGAGCTCGCCTTCACCGCGCTCGACGAGATGTTGTGCGCGTCCCTGGTGGTGTGGCCGCGGACCGGGTCGATCAGCGCGTACTGGCCGTTGGACTGCAGGGTCGTGCTGATCGTGATGTCGCCGGTGTACTCGGAGCGGCCGGTGCCGGAGGCCTCGTGCTCGGCGTCGAAGTGCTCGATCTCCTCGCCGGTGGTGGCGTCGGTGACGATGACGCGGCCGGAGGGCTGGCCCTGCTTGCCCAGGCCGCTGACGGTGGTCTGCCAGGCCAGTCGGGCGGTGCCGTCGGCGGCCCAGACGACCAGCTCGGGCTGGGAGGTGGCGGACGATATACCGGGCGCGGCGGCCAGCGCCTTCGCGGCGGTGGTCTGCGCGGGCACGCTCGGGACGGTGGACCTGACGGCCGGGTTGTGGCCCTTGGCCCGCGAGGAGTCCTTGAGTCGGCCGTGGGCGTCCTGGTGCACCACCAGGTCGCCGCCGACCACCGGCAGGCCCTGGTACGTGCGGTCGAAGCGGACGTGCTGGCTGCCGTCCGCGTCGATGACGACGTCCTTGACCTGCAGGGCCTGGCCGGCGCCGAAGCCGAAGAGCTCGGCGTTGTGCGAGACGTTGGCCCTGGCCTTGGCGATCGCGGTGTCGCGGCCCGGGACGGCGGTCGCTGTGGCGACCTGGACGCCGGCGGCGACGAGTGCGGCGGTGGCCGCGAGGGCGCCGGCCGTGAGGGTACGGCGGCGCGGAGAGGAGGTGGGGCTCACTCTGTACTCCAGTCGGTAGCTGCTGGGTGGCCGACTGCGAGTTTGGCTGTGAACAGACAAACAGTTCTATGAAACAGTATGGAATTTGACCATTCCGTAGCCGAGGGTGTGACCAATTCCGATCGAATTCGACCGAACTGACCGTGCATCGGCACGGATTCCGGCGCCGTGCTGCTCGTCGTAGAGCGCGTCGACCTCGGCCCACGGGACGACGGCCTTGGGCACGAACCAGCGCTGCACCCGGATCCTCGCGTACTGGCGGCAGCACACCCCGGCGTCCGACACGGTCTGACGCCCGGTCGGGGCGCCCGGCCGTAGTCTTGCCGCCATGGCAGAGCGAGCGAGCACGGTCGTGCTGATGTGCGGACCTCCGGGCGCCGGAAAGACCACCCACGCGATGGGCCTGGTGCGGCGCGGCTACGTCCGGCTCTCGATCGACGAGGTGGTCTGGCGGCGAATCGGGCAGCGCGACCCCGGCCGCGTCCTGGAGCCCGCCCGGTTCGACGAACTCAAGGAAGAGGTCCGCCGGGAGCAGCGGCAGGAGCTGATCCGACTGATGCGGGCCGGCCGGGACGTCGTGGTGGACTACAGCTTCTGGAGCCGGGCCGCCCGCGACGACTACAAGGCCCTGATCGAGAGCCACGGCTGCCGCTGGGAACTCGTCCACCTGAAGGCGGACCGGGCGACACTGGAGCGCCGCCTCGCCGTCCGCAACGGCGAGGCGGGCGCCAACGCCGTCACCGTCGACGAGCACCTGCTCGACCGCTACCTGACGAACTTCGAGGAGCCGCACGGGAGGGCGAGCAGGTGCTCGTGCAACCCTCCACCTGAGAGTGAGACAGGTCCGCCCCCGGACCGTCCGTCACACCACGGTGAGCCGAACCGGGCCGCAGGTCGGGCTCTCCCGTCCGGCCCGGTCGACGGCGGTGGCGGCGAACCATGAGCCCGCTCCGGCCCCGGCCGGCCGGTGGTGGCCGGTCGTCAGGGCCGGAAGCAGGGCGGTCAGCCGGTCGGGGTCGGCCGGCGGCCGGGCACCCGGGTCCGCGTCGTAGGCGTAGACGGCGTACTGGAACGGCCTCGGCCGGTCGCGGCCGGCCGAGGGCGAGATCAGCAGGCCACGCCCGTCGGGCGAGGGGCGGAGGACCGGCGGCCCGGGCGGGGCGGTGTGCGCCAGACGGGGCAGCAGCGGTCCGAGCACGGGCCGGGCCCAATGGTCGGCCGCGAGTCGACGGATCGCGCCGATCCGGTCGGCGCGCGCCGACCGGGCGCTGAAGAAGATGTCGCCGCCGATCGCCGGCAGGGTGGCGTTGAGCGCCAGATGGCGCGAGAGCTCACCCGGGTCCTGCCACGGCGCGGGACGCCCCGGCGCACCGGGCCGGGAGGCGGACTGCCCGATCCACAGCTGGGTCCCGGTGCCGGCGGCCTGCTCGGCCCACCACGGCGCCAGGACGGCGTAGTCGGCCACGGGGAAACCGATGTGCCAATAGAGCTGGGGCGCGATGTAGTCGACCCAGCCCTCGCGCACCCAGCCGCGGGAGTCGCAGAACTGGGCGTCGTACGACTGGAGCGCGGTCGTCGCCGAGCCCGCCGGGTCCGAGGCGCGGTTGCGCCAGACGCCGAAGGGGCTGATGCCGTACGCCGCCTCCGGCCGGACCGCCCGTACTCGGTCGCGCAGCTGACGGACCGTCAGATCGATGTTGTCGCGCCGCCACGCGGCACGGTCGGTGAAGCCGCGGCCGTCGGCGGCGAACGCCTCGTCGTCGGGGAAGGCCCGGCCGTTCGGTGCGGGATACGGGTAGAAGTAGTCGTCGATGTGGACACCGTCGACCTCGTAGCGGGCCACGGCGTCCATGACGGCCCGCAGGACGAACTCCCGTACGGCGGGCAGCCCCGGGTTGTAGTACAGCTCGCCGTCGTAGCGGACCACCCACTCGGGATGGCGCCGGGCGGGATGGTCGGGCACCAGACGGGCCGGGTCCGGGTCGATCGCGATCCGGAACGGATTGAACCACGCGTGGAAGGCCAGACCGCGCTCGTGCGCCGCGCGGACCATGAAGGCCAGCGGGTCCCACCCCGGGTCCCGGCCCTGAACCCCGGTCAGCCACTGCGACCACGGCTCGAACGGGGACGGCCAGAGCGCGTCGGCCGTCGGACGGACCTGGACGAAGACCGCGTTGAAACCGGTCTCCCGGGCCGCGTCCAGCATCGCCGTGAAGTCCGCCCGCATCTCCTCGGCGCCGAGCCGCTTCCGGCTCGGCCAGTCCGTGTGGTTCAGGCAGGCGATCCACAGGCCGCGCATCTGCCGCTTCACCGGGAGCGGCACAGGCGGCGGTTCCTCGGCGCCACCGGTCCGCCTCGCCGGCGCCGCCGCCGCGGCTGCCGCCATCCCCAACGCGGCCAGAACGGCCCGGCGCCCAGGACGCCCCGCATCCACCACGTTCATCCGACCGCTCCCCGGGACGAGGGCGGGCCCGCCGCCATCCGGCAGCCCCCACCCCGATCACGCAGTTGGCCCCGGCCGACGCGACCAGCACGGCCGCGTGGCCGGCGGCACGTCCTGAGGCCCGCGAGGATCGGGGCGACAGCACGGCGCACAGAGGCCTCCTCGAACCGGACCATCCCCGCAAACCGGCCCGGTGCGCCGACTTCGACCGCCCCGATCCCTCGAACGGAACAAGGGATGCCCCCGAATGACCGGCGCGGCAGGGCAGTGCGGTGAGTCGGCTGCGGGGCCGGGCAGGCGCTCTCCCGGCCGACCGTCAGATTATCTCGGTCACCGTCGGAGTGCTGACCACCGCAGCGGGGGAGTACGGGCTGCCGCTCGCCTTCGACGCGCATCCAGGTGCCCACCGTGCACTTCGGCCCGCGCCGGGTGGTGTTCACCGGGCCCGGCGGCAGCACCGAACCGCACGGCCAGGGCCACCCCGTCGACGTCGTCGAACACACCGACACCCCGGGCACCGAGGTGAAGGACGGCGACCTCGACATGCTGCTGCACTTCGACACCGAGACCTCCGGCCTCGGAACCGGAGACACCGAGGCCTGCGTCAAGGGCTCCTACACCGACCCCGCAGACGGCCGCACCTACCACTTCTTCGGCTGCCGCCCGGTCCGCGTCCTGCCCTACTGAACCGTTCCCTCCCGGCCCGGCCCGTGCCTGCCCCACGCAGGCATGGGCCGGGGGCCCCTCACAACCAGGCCCGTGGCGCCCGGGCGCATTGTGTACCGGGCGTTCGGAGCCGTCCTCCCACGTCGGTCGCGCGTCCGCACGCTCTGCCCCGCCCGGTGAGTGCGGCGGGACGATGGACGGGCCGGATTCCGGCTGGGGGACACCGCCGGTCGCCGTGGGAGTGCGGGTGGCGCCGGGTGGTTGTTGGCTGGTGCCTGACCGGTGTTCCGCTACTGGAAAGGGAGACGAACATGGCTGTGGTGATGTCGATGCACTGGGCCGGGGTCACGCCGGAGCAGTACAACACGGTGCGCGACGCCGTGGACTGGGAGGAGATCCCGGCGGCCGGGGGCCAGGTCCACGTGGCCTGGTTCGGCGCGCAGGGCCTGCACGTGACCGACGTGTGGGAGTCCCAGCAGGCCTTCGAGGCGTTCCTCGCCCAGCGGCTGACGCCGGCGGTCGAGAAGGCCGGTATCACCGGCGCCCCCGAAGTCACCTTCACCCCGCTTCACCGGCGGTTCGTCGCCCCGGGAATCAGCGGCGCCGAGTAGGCGCCCCCGCGGTGGCGGCCCGGACGACCCGCCCGGGCCGCCGTCGCGAGCGCTCCCCGGAGAGTGACTCGCGCTGCGACCGGTGATCTCAGCGCCCGCGCTGCCACCAGCGCCGGCGGGGAGGCACCGCCGTCGGCTCCGCAGCGGGCCCCGCGTCGGCGTCGGCGACCGGGCCGCCGAACGGCGGCAGCGCCCGGAACCGCTCGTCCAGGACCACGCCCGCGGCCACCCGGGCCAAGGTCTCCCGCACGAGGGTCAGCGGGTGGCCGGGGAAGTGCGCGTCCCACTCGGGCAGATCGGCGACGTGCCAGGGCATCGGCCCGGCGAGCTCGGGGTCGTAGGGGTGCGGGCGGACGTAGGCGTCCGGACCGACCCGGTCGACGACCACCGCCTCGCGCATTCCGCTCACCGGGCCCTCCGCGGCCTGCACCTTCAGCACCACACTGCACGACTGCCGGGGCACCGTCCACGAGCCGACGAACACCTGCCCGTGGCCCACCGGCCGCCGGACCTTGACCAGTTGCCGCAGCGCCGGCATCCCTGCCAGCTCGCCCACCGAGGCTTCGATCAGCCCGGCCCCGGCGCGGGCGGTGAATCGGGCCAGCTCGCGACGGAGCCGCTCACCCTCCGCGAGCGGGGCCGCCAGGTCCGGCACCACGGGGAAGTAGTGGACCGACAGCACCACCCCGCGCTCGTCCGTCCACACCCCGGTCTCGTCCTCGCGCGGCGTGAAACCGGTCAGATCCATGCTCGTGATCGCACTCATGCGGGCCATCCTCCCGCCCCGGCCGCCCCACCGCCGAGGCGGGCTCCGCGCATGCCCGGTCTGCTGCCCACGGCCCCGGGACGGCCGACGGACGGTGGCACGGACCGAGCCGGTCGTACCGGCGGCGTCGACCGGTCAGGCGGGCGCGGTGCCGGTCCGAGTCCGGTGGGCGGCCTGCAGCGCCTGTCGCGCAGCCGATGCGACCGTGCCGCCCAGGGTGGTCCGAGTGCGGTCGTGGGTGGCGAGGTGCTCCAGTACCGGCACGATCCGAGCGTCGTCGATCTGGCCGAGAGCGCGGCAGGCCAGCGCGCGCAGATCCGGGTCGGGGCTGGTGGTGAGGGCGACGAGGTCGTTCACCGCCGGAGGGCCGAAGGCAGCGGCCGCCGAGGCCAGGTGTGCGGCCTTCGGGTCCCGACGTTCCGTCATGGCCCGGCGGAGCACGCCGAACGCCTCGTCGCCGCCGATCCGGCCGAGGGCATGTGCCGCCGCGCCGCGCACCCGCCGCGAGGCGT is from Streptomyces sp. TLI_235 and encodes:
- a CDS encoding putative kinase (manually curated); protein product: MAERASTVVLMCGPPGAGKTTHAMGLVRRGYVRLSIDEVVWRRIGQRDPGRVLEPARFDELKEEVRREQRQELIRLMRAGRDVVVDYSFWSRAARDDYKALIESHGCRWELVHLKADRATLERRLAVRNGEAGANAVTVDEHLLDRYLTNFEEPHGRASRCSCNPPPESETGPPPDRPSHHGEPNRAAGRALPSGPVDGGGGEP
- a CDS encoding TetR family transcriptional regulator codes for the protein MPEPLPEALPEALQETPPRARRGRGRRPAAEVRAEVLDAAGAMLLEDGMGTFTIEGVAERAGASKTTIYKWWPSKGALALDGYFHAVESTLAFPDTGDIRADLTTQIQAFARLVTQTPAGRVIAELVGQAQTDPDLSAALLERYSGPRRRLAVEAMRRAQDRGQLRAEADPEILVDQLWGACYHRLLLPNLPVTEDFAAALVANLFDGVRP
- a CDS encoding 3-oxoacyl-[acyl-carrier protein] reductase, whose translation is MTDTTRVALVTGATGGIGSTVARRLAADTMAVGVHYAGNKAAAEELAAEIRAAGGRAVAVGGDVADEHAMAEAFDAVEEAFGGVDVVVHTAGEMLLGPVADFDLAALDRMHRTNIRGTFVVAQQAARRVRSGGAVVTFSTSVTRLSFPGYAAYAASKGAVEAMTLILARELRGRDVTVNSVAPGPTATPLFLNGKDQETVDRLAAQSPLERLGTPGDIAETVAFLAGPGRWVNGQVVYTNGGVA
- a CDS encoding uncharacterized lipoprotein YddW (UPF0748 family) translates to MNVVDAGRPGRRAVLAALGMAAAAAAAPARRTGGAEEPPPVPLPVKRQMRGLWIACLNHTDWPSRKRLGAEEMRADFTAMLDAARETGFNAVFVQVRPTADALWPSPFEPWSQWLTGVQGRDPGWDPLAFMVRAAHERGLAFHAWFNPFRIAIDPDPARLVPDHPARRHPEWVVRYDGELYYNPGLPAVREFVLRAVMDAVARYEVDGVHIDDYFYPYPAPNGRAFPDDEAFAADGRGFTDRAAWRRDNIDLTVRQLRDRVRAVRPEAAYGISPFGVWRNRASDPAGSATTALQSYDAQFCDSRGWVREGWVDYIAPQLYWHIGFPVADYAVLAPWWAEQAAGTGTQLWIGQSASRPGAPGRPAPWQDPGELSRHLALNATLPAIGGDIFFSARSARADRIGAIRRLAADHWARPVLGPLLPRLAHTAPPGPPVLRPSPDGRGLLISPSAGRDRPRPFQYAVYAYDADPGARPPADPDRLTALLPALTTGHHRPAGAGAGSWFAATAVDRAGRESPTCGPVRLTVV
- a CDS encoding neutral peptidase B gives rise to the protein MSPTSSPRRRTLTAGALAATAALVAAGVQVATATAVPGRDTAIAKARANVSHNAELFGFGAGQALQVKDVVIDADGSQHVRFDRTYQGLPVVGGDLVVHQDAHGRLKDSSRAKGHNPAVRSTVPSVPAQTTAAKALAAAPGISSATSQPELVVWAADGTARLAWQTTVSGLGKQGQPSGRVIVTDATTGEEIEHFDAEHEASGTGRSEYTGDITISTTLQSNGQYALIDPVRGHTTRDAHNISSSAVKASSGTLFTDADNIWGDGRKFSSDRATAAVDAHANTAWTYDYYKNTFGRNGIKNDGKGATVFVHVGTNWDNAQWSDACFCMMTGDGDGTTDPEQVDLDTMGHEMTHGVTSATANLRYSGESGGLNESTSDIFGTMVEWYANNSVDTPDYLFSDQSTPPWLRRFDKPSLDGRSADCWSKKVGQLDVHNSSGVGNHWFFLASEGSGSRTINGVTYNSPTCNGSTVTGIGNQKIAKIWYRALTVYMTSTTDYKGARTASLNAAKDLYGAGSTEYNAVAAAWSAVSVS
- a CDS encoding FHA domain-containing protein is translated as MNPPSQDQALPRLVIDSPDRIRGQVHVLDFEPLLVGRDSACQIQLLHPQVSRRHALVWWANGHTTVEDLSSTNGTRLNGHLVLGQQILHSGDVLDFGPLEVHYEEPSEGAATAVAEPGTSVPAPEAQTVVTGGDPPLPVHEDAAPPEPPRQVPPELMAARPVSVRGEIAQEATAQQETAPQETALEEPEESPRWGPPADTVPPQPPVPPAFGPLPDRTHTPQPDESPPGTPPPETPHPGTERRFDVAEQQATGNLSNVGGNQYNYLMQDDRILLARRKAYFRKLRATRRTGRHLALVGLLLAVLGFAFRAWLNSEQQMLDPDAGGVAVDMISLGVGIVGTVLLVIGAALVATTVFRQRRYEREEERRLKPDRSSR